The following coding sequences are from one Paenibacillus sp. JDR-2 window:
- a CDS encoding LTA synthase family protein, which produces MSLITRFLNRRFYYFVIILLIKSIVARDVVFGNGFSWLTIMTEIPFFVAVFCLIEFFAGKRKMLYYMIVNLLFTALYFAILMYYKYYGIIVNTDALSQANKMAEVGESTYSLMDPYYLLIFLDIIVISVVLILPRFRKARQDAQLRPVRSKAWMAVFALSVVVCLVNVWPNRASMNENKQAEEMGLLDYEVYNIIDKMMEKEPVTPIDQITQAKIDELKGITEQTSPKYFGAGKGKNVIILQMESYQDFLIGLKVGGVEITPNMNKLVQEATHYKNFYTMVGQGTTSDAEYVVNTSLYVPKHKAATDVNVDKALPSLPKLMSANGYSTATFHTNAVEFWNRTELYSALGWDKYYDQAFYGDEDHVAFGASDEVLYSKTLPELVKMDQADKPFYAQVISMSAHHPYNIPTSKYRIELPAEFKDDSLVTRYLKAQNYADYALGQFIDGLKSSGLWDDSIVLMYGDHQGLPLYSLDDDEKALMKEMLGTDYGHTEMFNIPLIMHVPGVTQPSEVDKVGGQIDILPTVANLVGASLSNQIHFGEDLLNQSSELIPMRHFLPSGSVIDNENLFIPGIEYKDGTNHKVVDGTETTEGGVTEDEYNRALELLHLSDSYVQQLPHK; this is translated from the coding sequence GTGTCTTTAATAACTAGATTTTTAAATAGAAGATTCTATTATTTCGTTATTATTCTGCTGATCAAAAGTATCGTTGCCCGCGATGTCGTCTTCGGCAACGGGTTCTCGTGGCTGACCATTATGACGGAGATTCCGTTCTTTGTTGCGGTATTCTGCCTGATTGAGTTTTTTGCCGGCAAGCGCAAGATGCTTTACTACATGATCGTCAATTTGCTGTTTACGGCCTTATATTTCGCCATACTGATGTATTACAAGTATTACGGCATTATCGTCAATACGGATGCGTTAAGCCAGGCTAACAAAATGGCTGAGGTAGGGGAAAGCACCTACTCGCTGATGGATCCTTATTATCTGCTTATTTTCCTTGATATTATCGTTATTTCGGTCGTTCTTATTCTGCCAAGATTCAGGAAAGCCCGCCAGGATGCGCAGCTGCGTCCGGTAAGAAGCAAAGCATGGATGGCGGTATTCGCCTTGTCCGTTGTCGTCTGCCTGGTGAACGTATGGCCGAACCGCGCGAGCATGAACGAGAACAAGCAGGCCGAAGAGATGGGCCTTCTCGATTACGAAGTATACAACATCATTGATAAAATGATGGAGAAAGAACCGGTTACGCCGATCGACCAAATTACGCAAGCGAAAATCGATGAGCTTAAAGGCATCACCGAGCAAACATCGCCGAAATATTTTGGTGCCGGAAAAGGCAAAAACGTTATTATTCTTCAAATGGAATCGTACCAAGACTTCCTAATCGGCTTGAAAGTAGGCGGCGTGGAAATTACGCCTAACATGAACAAGCTGGTTCAAGAAGCTACCCACTACAAAAACTTCTATACGATGGTCGGTCAAGGCACAACTTCCGACGCGGAGTATGTAGTGAATACATCGTTGTACGTGCCTAAGCACAAAGCAGCGACAGACGTAAACGTCGACAAAGCACTGCCAAGCTTACCGAAGCTGATGAGCGCAAACGGCTATTCGACCGCTACGTTCCATACGAACGCGGTTGAGTTCTGGAATCGTACCGAGTTGTACTCGGCTCTTGGCTGGGATAAATATTACGATCAAGCCTTCTATGGCGACGAAGACCATGTAGCCTTCGGCGCTTCGGACGAAGTGTTGTACTCGAAGACTCTTCCTGAGCTTGTGAAGATGGATCAGGCAGATAAGCCGTTCTATGCACAGGTGATCTCAATGAGCGCGCATCATCCTTACAACATTCCGACTTCGAAATACCGGATTGAGCTTCCTGCGGAATTCAAGGACGACAGCCTTGTAACCCGTTATCTGAAAGCACAAAACTACGCAGACTATGCGCTCGGCCAATTTATCGACGGTCTTAAATCAAGCGGTCTGTGGGATGACAGCATTGTCCTCATGTACGGTGACCACCAAGGTCTGCCTCTGTACTCGCTGGATGATGACGAAAAAGCGTTGATGAAAGAAATGCTCGGTACCGATTACGGTCACACCGAAATGTTCAATATCCCTCTTATTATGCACGTTCCGGGCGTAACTCAACCGTCCGAAGTGGATAAAGTGGGCGGTCAAATCGATATTCTCCCAACCGTTGCTAACCTGGTAGGCGCATCGCTGTCGAACCAGATTCACTTTGGCGAAGATCTTCTGAACCAAAGCTCGGAGCTGATTCCAATGCGTCACTTCCTGCCTAGCGGTTCGGTTATCGACAACGAGAACCTGTTTATTCCGGGTATCGAATATAAAGACGGCACGAACCACAAAGTGGTCGACGGCACGGAAACAACGGAAGGCGGCGTAACCGAAGACGAGTACAACAGAGCACTTGAGCTTCTGCACTTATCGGACAGCTACGTTCAGCAGCTTCCTCATAAATAG
- a CDS encoding polymer-forming cytoskeletal protein: MGEKQRKILITGIGRSGGGDVHLAKIEGVGKIEGDVRCYELSINGKGDVQGHVRAVTASINGMSSIRGGLHADKLNIEGKVSFGGPVTGEQMRMNGMVTVKGSCETETFEANGRMDIETLNASQIKLTLQGSSHINEIGGESIHVGKQPGKGFAKWLQSVPGPFANKLSAEVIEGDNIYLEYTTADMVRGGVVRIGPGCTIGTVEYKQSLDVHSSSKIIKHVQR, from the coding sequence ATGGGAGAAAAACAACGAAAAATACTCATTACCGGGATCGGCAGATCCGGCGGCGGAGATGTTCATCTGGCGAAGATCGAGGGAGTCGGCAAGATTGAAGGGGATGTCCGGTGCTATGAGTTATCGATTAACGGCAAGGGCGATGTACAGGGGCATGTGAGGGCTGTCACGGCTTCCATCAATGGCATGTCTTCCATCCGCGGGGGATTGCATGCCGACAAGCTTAACATTGAAGGTAAAGTAAGCTTTGGCGGACCCGTCACGGGCGAACAGATGCGCATGAACGGAATGGTGACGGTGAAAGGCAGCTGCGAGACCGAAACCTTCGAAGCAAACGGACGAATGGACATCGAGACGTTAAACGCAAGCCAAATAAAGCTGACGCTGCAGGGAAGCAGTCATATCAACGAGATTGGCGGCGAGAGCATTCATGTCGGCAAGCAGCCTGGCAAAGGGTTCGCTAAATGGCTGCAGTCCGTTCCGGGGCCATTCGCCAACAAGCTGAGCGCTGAAGTCATTGAAGGGGACAACATCTATCTGGAGTATACGACGGCGGATATGGTGCGCGGAGGGGTCGTTCGAATTGGACCGGGCTGTACCATTGGCACTGTGGAGTATAAGCAAAGCCTTGACGTGCATAGCAGTTCCAAAATCATTAAGCATGTCCAAAGATAA
- a CDS encoding FAD-binding dehydrogenase, with product MNYDAIVIGAGLAGLAGAAEIADAGKKVLLLDQEPEASLGGQAWWSFGGLFLVDSPEQRRLGIKDSLELAWQDWLGTAGFDREEDEDYWGRKWAEAYVAFAAGEKREWLRGMGIRFFPVVGWAERGGYLAEGHGNSVPRFHIVWGTGPAIVEAFETRIRKHTAAGTLTYLPRHRVDRLLQKDGAVTGVSGSVLEPSAAARGEASSRTAISEFEYEAATVLVTSGGIGGNHELVRKSWPSRLGEPPASMLSGVPAHVDGRMLGITEEAGGRIVNRDRMWHYTEGIKNWNPVWAGHGIRILPGPSSIWLDAKGQRFPAPNFPGFDTLGTLETIRKTGYDYSWFILTQKIIEKEFALSGSEQNPDLTGKSIRQVLSRALPGASGPVQAFMDKGEDFIVANDLSELVAGMNRLTGENLLDYESIKRQLVARDREIDNKFTKDLQITALRGARHYIGDKLIRVAAPHKLLDPKSGPLIAVRLHIVSRKTLGGLQTDLSARVLNAAGEPVPGLYAAGEAAGFGGGGLHGYRALEGTFLGGCLFTGRTAGRAIAEVAARS from the coding sequence ATGAACTATGATGCGATCGTGATAGGCGCTGGTCTTGCGGGACTTGCGGGTGCGGCAGAGATAGCGGATGCCGGGAAGAAGGTGCTGCTGCTCGACCAGGAGCCGGAGGCTTCGCTTGGCGGCCAGGCATGGTGGTCGTTTGGCGGCTTGTTCCTGGTGGATTCGCCGGAGCAGCGCCGTCTTGGGATTAAGGACTCCCTGGAGCTGGCCTGGCAGGATTGGCTTGGAACGGCGGGTTTCGACCGGGAAGAGGACGAGGATTATTGGGGCAGGAAATGGGCGGAAGCCTATGTCGCCTTTGCAGCCGGAGAGAAGCGGGAATGGCTGCGGGGGATGGGCATCCGCTTCTTCCCGGTTGTAGGCTGGGCGGAACGCGGGGGTTATCTGGCCGAGGGGCATGGCAATTCGGTACCGCGGTTCCATATTGTCTGGGGAACCGGCCCTGCGATCGTGGAGGCCTTCGAGACACGCATCCGCAAGCATACGGCGGCAGGGACGTTGACCTATCTCCCCCGTCACCGGGTGGACCGCCTGCTTCAAAAGGACGGTGCTGTCACCGGAGTCAGCGGCTCCGTGCTTGAGCCAAGTGCGGCGGCGCGCGGCGAAGCAAGCTCAAGAACGGCCATTAGCGAGTTTGAATACGAAGCGGCTACCGTACTGGTGACAAGCGGCGGCATTGGCGGCAATCACGAGCTGGTACGAAAAAGCTGGCCAAGCCGGCTTGGAGAGCCGCCTGCCTCTATGCTTTCGGGTGTTCCGGCCCATGTGGACGGGCGAATGCTTGGCATAACGGAGGAAGCGGGCGGGCGGATCGTGAATCGGGACCGGATGTGGCATTACACGGAAGGGATAAAGAACTGGAATCCAGTCTGGGCGGGCCATGGCATCCGTATTTTGCCCGGCCCGTCCTCCATCTGGCTGGATGCAAAGGGCCAGCGGTTCCCGGCGCCTAACTTCCCGGGCTTCGATACGCTTGGAACGCTGGAAACGATCCGGAAAACCGGCTATGATTATTCGTGGTTTATTTTGACGCAGAAGATCATAGAGAAAGAGTTTGCCTTATCCGGCTCGGAGCAAAACCCGGACCTGACGGGCAAAAGTATCCGGCAGGTGCTGTCGCGGGCATTGCCCGGAGCTTCGGGTCCCGTTCAAGCGTTTATGGATAAAGGCGAGGACTTTATAGTAGCGAATGATCTCTCCGAGCTTGTGGCGGGAATGAACCGTCTGACCGGCGAAAATCTGCTGGATTACGAATCGATTAAACGGCAGCTTGTTGCGCGGGACCGCGAGATCGACAACAAATTTACGAAGGATCTTCAAATTACCGCGCTAAGAGGCGCCCGCCATTACATCGGCGACAAGCTGATCCGGGTAGCCGCTCCGCATAAGCTGCTGGATCCGAAGAGCGGCCCGCTTATTGCCGTCCGCCTGCATATTGTAAGCCGCAAGACGCTGGGCGGGTTGCAGACCGATCTCTCGGCGCGCGTGCTGAACGCGGCGGGCGAGCCTGTTCCCGGCCTTTACGCCGCGGGCGAGGCGGCGGGCTTTGGCGGCGGAGGCCTGCATGGCTACCGCGCGCTCGAGGGAACCTTCCTCGGCGGCTGCCTCTTTACGGGCCGGACTGCCGGCCGCGCCATCGCAGAGGTAGCGGCCCGAAGCTGA
- a CDS encoding FecCD family ABC transporter permease: MIQETRRRIPFVYKLFAGIVFFVAIFFLAMVFGAADTTVHDTWLALTSPHDTSEKVTLLREIRLPREIAAIFVGAALAVSGAIMQGVTRNALADPGLLGLSAGANAALAATVALFPHINYFGIMIACFIGAALGSILVIGIGAAKRGGFSPIRIVLAGAAVSTFLYAVAEGIGLTFKVSKDVNMWTAGGLIGTSWGQLQTIVPVIVAGILIAIVMSKQLTILSLSEDVATSLGQKTGLIKVILFTVTILLAGASVALVGNLAFLGLMIPHIVRAIVGQDYRYSIPMSVIAGASFMLLADLIGRTINAPYETPVAAVIAVVGLPFFLIIVRRGGKALK; encoded by the coding sequence ATGATACAGGAAACGAGACGAAGAATTCCATTTGTATATAAACTGTTTGCAGGGATCGTTTTCTTTGTCGCAATCTTCTTCTTGGCCATGGTGTTCGGCGCTGCCGACACCACGGTCCATGATACATGGCTCGCGCTGACGTCACCTCACGATACAAGTGAGAAGGTGACGCTTTTGCGCGAAATTAGGCTGCCGCGCGAGATCGCGGCAATCTTTGTTGGTGCGGCCTTGGCCGTATCCGGCGCCATTATGCAAGGCGTGACCCGGAATGCTTTAGCCGATCCGGGGCTTCTCGGCTTATCGGCCGGAGCGAATGCCGCCCTTGCAGCAACGGTTGCGCTGTTCCCTCATATCAATTATTTCGGTATTATGATTGCCTGCTTTATCGGCGCGGCCCTTGGCTCCATCCTTGTTATCGGAATCGGCGCGGCAAAAAGAGGCGGCTTCTCCCCTATTCGGATCGTACTGGCGGGAGCGGCTGTTTCTACGTTTCTGTACGCCGTTGCCGAAGGCATCGGCCTCACCTTCAAGGTATCCAAGGACGTCAACATGTGGACCGCCGGCGGTCTGATCGGAACGTCTTGGGGACAGCTTCAGACGATTGTTCCGGTAATCGTAGCCGGCATTCTTATTGCCATTGTCATGTCGAAGCAGCTCACCATTCTTAGTCTTAGCGAAGATGTGGCGACCAGTCTCGGTCAAAAGACGGGTCTGATCAAAGTCATCCTGTTTACGGTTACGATTCTGCTCGCCGGCGCTTCCGTTGCGCTGGTCGGCAACCTGGCTTTTCTGGGCCTGATGATTCCGCATATCGTGCGGGCTATTGTCGGCCAGGACTATCGTTACTCCATTCCGATGTCCGTTATTGCAGGTGCTTCCTTTATGCTTCTTGCGGATTTGATCGGCCGGACCATCAATGCGCCGTACGAAACACCTGTAGCAGCCGTGATTGCGGTTGTAGGTCTGCCCTTCTTCCTCATCATCGTTAGAAGAGGAGGCAAAGCGCTGAAATGA
- a CDS encoding FecCD family ABC transporter permease has protein sequence MILSHMVRKQRIILGILLLLILATIIASLSLGYSTLTFKRLIPVLFGDGTKKENFILFDIRMPRVIITLLAGMALALSGSILQGVSRNDLADPGIVGINSGAGVAITVFFLFFPTEAGPFVYALPVVAFLGGLATAVLIALFSWKKHVGIQPVSMVLTGIGFQMALSGVMIVLMSSADRQKVDFIAKWIAGGIWGTDWVFINAMWPWLAIFIPFTLYKANRLNILALNEPVAVGVGISLTRERLVLLFSAVALAASAVSVTGGIAFIGLLAPHIAKALVGPRNQLFIPISILFGGWLLVLADTIGRQIDIAGGLPAGIVVSLIGAPYFLFLLLKK, from the coding sequence ATGATTTTATCGCATATGGTTCGAAAACAACGCATTATTCTCGGGATCCTGCTTCTGCTTATTCTTGCGACTATCATTGCAAGCCTTAGTCTCGGTTACTCCACCTTGACCTTTAAAAGGCTGATCCCGGTACTTTTTGGGGATGGCACGAAAAAAGAAAACTTTATCCTGTTCGACATACGGATGCCGCGCGTCATCATTACTTTACTCGCCGGCATGGCGCTTGCTTTATCCGGCTCCATTCTGCAAGGGGTATCCCGCAATGACCTGGCCGATCCCGGCATTGTTGGCATTAACTCGGGGGCTGGCGTTGCCATTACGGTCTTCTTCCTGTTCTTCCCGACGGAAGCCGGTCCGTTCGTGTATGCCCTGCCGGTTGTTGCCTTTCTCGGCGGTCTTGCAACCGCGGTCCTTATTGCTCTTTTCTCTTGGAAGAAGCATGTCGGCATCCAGCCGGTCAGCATGGTGCTGACGGGTATCGGCTTCCAAATGGCGCTTAGCGGCGTCATGATCGTGCTCATGTCCTCGGCTGACCGCCAGAAAGTGGATTTTATCGCCAAGTGGATCGCGGGCGGCATTTGGGGAACGGATTGGGTATTTATTAATGCCATGTGGCCATGGCTCGCCATCTTTATTCCGTTTACGCTTTACAAAGCAAACCGCCTTAACATTCTGGCGTTAAACGAACCCGTCGCGGTTGGGGTGGGCATCTCGCTGACCAGAGAGCGCCTGGTGCTGCTCTTCTCCGCGGTTGCGCTTGCGGCATCCGCCGTATCCGTCACGGGCGGGATCGCCTTTATCGGTCTGCTTGCTCCGCATATCGCGAAGGCTCTTGTAGGTCCGAGAAATCAATTGTTTATTCCGATATCCATTCTGTTCGGCGGATGGCTGCTGGTTCTGGCCGATACGATTGGCCGTCAAATCGATATCGCGGGCGGATTGCCGGCCGGTATCGTTGTATCGCTGATCGGCGCGCCGTATTTCCTGTTCCTGCTGCTCAAGAAATAA
- a CDS encoding NAD(P)/FAD-dependent oxidoreductase produces the protein MTQEELYDVTVIGGGPAGLYSTFYSGLRELKTKLIEFQPFLGGKVHVYPEKMIWDIGGLTPTPGAQLIEQLVKQGLTFDPEVVLNEKVESITKNEDNIFELHGSSGRIHYSKTVIVAVGGGILNPTKLTIEGAEKFEVTNLHYTVKSLKRFKDKNVVISGGGNSAVDWAMELLPFAKKIYITYRKEALSGHEANVTTLLNSPKVECLFHTEISKLLANSGDELVEHVELTNSKSGEVSRLSIDEVVINHGYDRDSSLLENSKLNIEMVDNWYVKGDASGETSVPGMFAAGDILMHDGKLHLIAGCFQDAANAVNRAKSFIQPEANKYGMVSSHNELFKERNRELVKQLMV, from the coding sequence ATGACGCAAGAAGAGTTGTATGACGTAACGGTAATCGGGGGCGGTCCTGCGGGGCTTTACTCGACTTTTTATAGCGGACTTAGAGAATTGAAGACAAAGCTGATCGAATTCCAGCCGTTTCTGGGCGGCAAGGTTCATGTGTATCCGGAGAAAATGATCTGGGACATTGGGGGGTTAACGCCAACGCCAGGCGCGCAGCTGATCGAGCAATTGGTGAAGCAGGGACTTACTTTCGATCCGGAGGTTGTCCTGAACGAAAAAGTCGAATCCATTACCAAGAACGAAGACAATATCTTTGAGCTGCATGGCTCGTCCGGACGCATCCATTATTCGAAGACCGTTATCGTTGCGGTTGGCGGCGGCATTCTGAATCCGACTAAGCTTACGATTGAAGGCGCGGAGAAGTTTGAGGTAACCAACCTTCACTATACCGTAAAATCATTGAAGAGATTTAAAGACAAGAACGTCGTGATCTCCGGCGGCGGCAACTCGGCCGTTGACTGGGCGATGGAGCTTCTGCCATTCGCGAAGAAGATCTACATTACATATCGCAAAGAGGCCTTGTCCGGGCATGAAGCGAATGTAACGACATTGCTGAACAGCCCGAAAGTCGAGTGTTTGTTCCATACCGAAATTTCGAAGCTGCTGGCGAACTCCGGCGATGAGCTTGTTGAACACGTCGAGCTTACGAACAGCAAGTCCGGCGAAGTATCCCGTCTTTCTATTGACGAGGTTGTTATCAATCACGGTTACGACCGGGACTCCTCGCTGCTGGAGAACAGCAAGCTGAATATCGAGATGGTCGACAATTGGTATGTGAAGGGCGATGCAAGCGGCGAAACTTCCGTGCCGGGCATGTTTGCAGCGGGGGATATCCTGATGCATGACGGCAAGCTGCATCTCATTGCAGGCTGCTTCCAGGATGCGGCGAATGCGGTGAACAGAGCGAAGTCCTTCATTCAACCGGAAGCCAATAAATACGGAATGGTCTCATCCCATAATGAATTATTCAAAGAACGGAACCGCGAGCTCGTGAAGCAGCTGATGGTCTAA
- a CDS encoding helix-turn-helix transcriptional regulator, with the protein MRADRLISILMLLQLEGKKTAAELAERLEVSERTIYRDMDALSLSGVPVYADSGAGGGFSLPPNYKSPIDGLTTPEIQALFLYAAEGSTDQLGIVSALRSALLKLMQALPEQSREDAAWIRQRIHIDPDSWQREEKALPHFAAVQESIMQHYAVEISYRSRDGAEKSLTVKPYGLVAKAGIWFLIGEGDQGVQAYRLSRIQGLKITEEKFERPESFDLQGFWKEWVTRYEARIITNS; encoded by the coding sequence ATGAGGGCTGACCGGCTCATATCCATATTGATGCTGCTTCAGCTGGAGGGGAAGAAGACGGCCGCGGAGCTGGCAGAGCGCCTTGAGGTATCGGAGCGTACGATTTACCGCGACATGGATGCGCTCAGCCTGTCGGGCGTTCCGGTCTACGCAGATTCCGGCGCCGGTGGCGGATTCTCGCTCCCGCCTAATTACAAAAGCCCGATAGACGGCTTAACGACGCCCGAAATTCAGGCCTTGTTCCTATATGCGGCTGAGGGATCAACGGATCAGCTTGGGATAGTCTCCGCCCTTCGTTCCGCGCTGCTCAAGCTGATGCAGGCGCTGCCGGAGCAAAGCCGCGAGGATGCCGCCTGGATCCGGCAGCGAATTCATATCGACCCGGATTCCTGGCAGCGGGAAGAGAAGGCTTTGCCGCATTTTGCCGCCGTTCAAGAGTCAATCATGCAGCATTACGCGGTAGAGATCAGCTATCGGAGTCGTGACGGCGCGGAAAAAAGCTTAACCGTTAAGCCTTACGGCCTTGTAGCCAAAGCCGGTATCTGGTTTCTGATAGGAGAAGGCGATCAAGGGGTGCAAGCGTACCGGTTATCCCGCATACAGGGCTTAAAGATTACCGAAGAGAAGTTCGAGCGGCCCGAGAGCTTTGACCTGCAGGGTTTTTGGAAAGAGTGGGTGACTCGTTACGAAGCAAGAATCATCACGAACAGCTGA
- a CDS encoding iron-hydroxamate ABC transporter substrate-binding protein, translated as MKKALISLMMLFVIILSACGNNNSGNNAGAENTAPTNNAGAANASPSADTASDATGTITFQSESGPIEVPANPQRVVVLSSFVGDVLQLGVPLVGVDSWSMDNPNFADKLKGVAVVSEEDPEKILELDPDLIIGLDTTKNVDKLKQIAPTVIFTYNKVDYLTQFIEVGKALNKEKEATAWVEDFKARAAQIGSEIKAKIGEDATVTVIENFDKDLYVFGDAWGRGTEILYQAMGLKMQEKVKEMAMKDGWYSLSLEVLPEYVGDYLIFSQTKDTASSFTETETYKNIPAVKNGHVYTADAKGFYFNDALTLDYQLNFFKEQFLGK; from the coding sequence ATGAAAAAAGCACTTATCTCCCTCATGATGCTCTTCGTTATTATTCTGAGCGCATGCGGAAACAACAACTCGGGCAATAATGCCGGAGCGGAGAACACCGCACCAACAAACAATGCCGGGGCGGCAAACGCATCTCCGTCGGCGGACACGGCTTCCGATGCGACAGGCACGATTACGTTCCAATCGGAGAGCGGCCCTATCGAAGTACCCGCTAACCCGCAGCGCGTCGTTGTTCTGTCCTCTTTCGTAGGGGATGTCCTGCAGCTTGGCGTTCCTCTGGTTGGCGTTGACTCTTGGTCGATGGATAACCCGAATTTCGCAGACAAGCTGAAAGGCGTCGCGGTTGTATCCGAAGAGGATCCCGAGAAAATTCTCGAGCTTGATCCGGACCTGATTATCGGCCTCGACACGACAAAAAACGTGGATAAATTGAAGCAAATCGCTCCAACGGTTATCTTTACTTACAATAAAGTCGACTATCTGACGCAGTTCATTGAGGTTGGCAAGGCGCTCAACAAGGAGAAAGAAGCAACGGCTTGGGTGGAAGATTTCAAAGCCCGCGCAGCTCAAATCGGCAGCGAGATTAAAGCGAAGATTGGCGAGGACGCTACCGTTACGGTCATCGAGAACTTCGACAAGGATCTTTACGTATTCGGCGATGCCTGGGGCCGCGGCACAGAGATTCTGTATCAGGCAATGGGCCTGAAGATGCAGGAGAAAGTAAAGGAAATGGCTATGAAAGACGGCTGGTATTCGCTCTCCCTCGAGGTTCTGCCTGAATACGTCGGCGATTATCTGATCTTCAGCCAGACGAAAGACACGGCAAGCTCGTTCACGGAAACCGAAACCTATAAAAACATCCCGGCAGTCAAGAACGGCCATGTCTATACGGCGGATGCCAAAGGCTTCTATTTCAACGATGCGCTTACCCTTGACTATCAGCTGAACTTCTTCAAAGAGCAGTTCCTGGGGAAATAA
- a CDS encoding YhbD family protein has product MEEELISKKDLLELTGISYGQLYRWKRKNLLPEEWFIRKSAFTGQETFFPKQKILDRIDKIVNMKDDLSLDELADMFSPASKAISISMKELIERNIVSLSAAKAAETYIGQSEMYTFEQTLCVYILDYCLQTGEISLEEGKTMLPTFLEHYKKFKEQQCDLILLRKMGVSVFLLVSSGGEIHFESGVKIILRVDVPAMIEQLKLKLMAI; this is encoded by the coding sequence ATGGAGGAAGAACTGATATCCAAGAAGGATTTATTGGAGCTTACGGGTATTTCGTATGGGCAGCTGTACCGCTGGAAGCGAAAGAACCTGCTCCCGGAGGAATGGTTTATCCGCAAGTCGGCGTTTACCGGGCAAGAGACTTTTTTTCCAAAGCAGAAAATCCTGGACCGAATCGATAAAATCGTCAATATGAAGGATGATCTTTCCTTGGATGAGCTGGCAGATATGTTCTCGCCGGCCTCAAAGGCCATTTCGATTTCGATGAAGGAATTAATAGAACGAAACATTGTTTCACTAAGTGCTGCGAAAGCAGCCGAAACCTATATCGGACAATCGGAAATGTACACGTTTGAGCAGACCTTATGCGTTTACATTTTGGATTATTGCCTGCAGACGGGGGAGATCAGCCTGGAAGAGGGCAAAACGATGCTGCCAACCTTCCTTGAGCATTACAAGAAGTTCAAAGAGCAGCAATGCGATCTGATTTTGCTTCGAAAGATGGGCGTATCCGTGTTTCTTCTTGTTTCATCCGGCGGCGAAATTCATTTCGAGAGCGGAGTAAAGATCATCCTCAGAGTGGATGTGCCGGCTATGATCGAGCAATTAAAATTGAAGCTAATGGCGATATAA
- a CDS encoding TetR/AcrR family transcriptional regulator, with translation MTRNIRKEQAAETREKILEAAKSLFAEKGYHGTPVREITRKIGMGDGILYHYFPGGKREIMAVLLRESFEHRRKGIKQIQQVIEDLELRDAMITIKRRLYELFTADMALTRILFRENDLLGFEEAEQLTALLREQCAIFEQFLKDRHERGEIRDLDFRIASRQFLSTTLHAIMSKSVGIQLLNEPDVYKHMEENVDFTIDLWRNPSATEIKPKVLLFDSQ, from the coding sequence ATGACTCGCAACATCCGAAAAGAGCAGGCCGCTGAAACACGAGAAAAAATATTGGAAGCAGCAAAATCATTATTTGCGGAAAAAGGATACCATGGCACCCCTGTTCGAGAAATTACGAGGAAGATCGGGATGGGAGACGGTATCCTTTATCATTATTTTCCGGGCGGCAAGCGAGAGATTATGGCGGTGTTGCTACGTGAGAGCTTCGAGCACCGTAGAAAAGGAATAAAGCAGATTCAACAGGTTATCGAGGATCTCGAGCTGCGTGACGCGATGATCACCATTAAGCGCCGGTTGTACGAACTATTTACGGCGGATATGGCTTTGACACGGATTCTGTTCCGGGAGAATGACCTGCTGGGCTTCGAGGAAGCCGAGCAATTAACGGCGCTGCTCCGCGAGCAGTGCGCCATCTTTGAACAGTTTTTAAAAGACCGGCACGAGAGAGGCGAGATTCGCGATCTCGATTTCCGGATAGCGTCTAGACAATTCTTGTCCACGACCTTGCATGCGATTATGAGCAAATCGGTTGGGATACAGCTCCTGAACGAACCGGATGTTTATAAACATATGGAAGAGAATGTGGATTTTACAATAGATCTATGGAGAAATCCTTCAGCTACAGAGATAAAGCCGAAGGTTCTTTTGTTTGATTCACAATGA